In Acidobacteriota bacterium, the sequence CGACGTAGATCTCCAGATGGTCCAGGGCATAGCGTCGTACCGCCCCCTCCACTCGCCGCAGATGGGCGTGGCGGGCGTGGCGGGGGTGGCGGAGGCCGTAGGCCGGGAGGATCAGCTGGGTGAAGGTGCGGGCCCAATTCTGGCCTCCATGCCGAACGCAGAAATCCGCCATGGGGTAGGCATGGCGCCGCAGATAGGCTAGGTAATCGCGGCCGATGGAGGTGTCGGCGTGTACGTGGCGGTAGAGGATGTTGGAGAACTCCGATGAAGGTCGCCCGGTGTGGATCACGCCGCTCTCTTCGAGCAGAGTGGTGAGCTCATCGTCGCTTCCGGGTGGAACCCCGGGAAGCTCATGGCAGGTGGGATCCGGCGGTACCGGTGTGCCCCGTTCGCGCTGCAGCCGCGGCGCGGACGAGAGCACCGGCAGCGGTTCGACGCGGCGCGCCGCCACCCTGCCGCCGGCGACCCGCCGGGCCTGCGCTTCGGCACCGTCCTGTGCGCCGTCTTGGCCGTCGAAGGGCAGCGAGCTCCCTGGCCGCCATTCCCTGAAGCCCTGCTGCACGGCGTGGGTGAGCTCGTGGGCCAGCAGGCTACGCCCTTCCGGGCTTCGCGGGCGGTAGTGCTCCGGCGCGAAGACCAGATGGCGCCCGACGGCGAAGGCCCTGGCGCCGACTTCGTTGGCCGAGGCTGCAGCCCGGCGATCGGCATGGATGCGGACCGCGCTGAGGTCGCGCTGGAAGAGCTTCTCCATGGTGCGCCGCGAACCCGCTTCCATGGGCTTGCCGCCGTCGCTCACGGCCCTGTCCACCGCTGCCACCGTCGCCGCCTCGGCGCCGCCGGCTCCTTCGCTGGCTCCTCCGCTGGGGCTCCCGCTGCCGGGCTCGCCGCCGCTGTCGTAGGCTCGGGCCGAAGCCAGCCGCTGCAGCCGGCAGTCCTCGCACTCCGCGTCCGGCCCGGCGGCGCCGCCACACTTGCACGACCGCTGGGCCAGTTGGGGGCTGGCGGTCCCGGGGCCAGCTGAGCTGGTCCGGGAAGCGACGGCGAGAACGGGGGCGGAGTGGGTCATGACGACCATCCTCGAAGCTCGGCCTCGCTGAGGGGTTTCTCCAGCTTCAGATACTCAAGCTCCGCGGAACGCCGTACATCCGCCATGCTCACCGAGCGTTCCGCCTCGGCGGCGCGGAAGGCGGCGCCCAGGGCGATGTTGCGGATGTTGCCGCCGGCGACGCCGAGCTGGCCCAGGCGCCGGAGGTCGAGACCCTCGGTGGGGGTCTGCGGTGGAAAGATGCGGCGCCAGATCTCGCTGCGGGCTGCGGCGTCGGGGAAGGGGAACTCCACCACGAACCGCAGCCGGCGTAGGAAGGCATGGTCCAGGGAGCTCTTGCGGTTGGAGGTGAGGATGGCCAGCCCGCCGTAGGCTTCCATGCGCTGGAGTAGGTAGCTGACCTCGATGTTGGCGTAGCGGTCGTGGCTGTCCTTGACCTCGCTGCGCTTGCCGAAGAGGGCGTCGGCCTCGTCGAAGAGGAGGATGGCTCCGCCGGCTTCTGCGGCGTCGAAGACCCGGCGCAGATTCTTCTCCGTCTCGCCGATATATTTGCTGATGATCGCCGCCAAGTCGATGCGGTAAAGGTCCAGCTGCAGCTCGTTGGCCAGCACCTCCGCCGCCATGGTCTTGCCGGTGCCGCTGGTGCCGGCGAACAGAGCGCCGATACCCAGTCCGCGGTTGCTGCGGGCGCCGAAGCCCCACTGCTCGTAGACCGTGGCGCGCTGGCGGGCGTGGACGGCGATCTGGCGCAGGGCCGCGAGCTGGTGCTCCGGCAGGACGATGTCGTCCCAGGTGGCCAAGGGAGGAATGCGCTGGGCCAGGTGGCCGAGGGCCGGCCGCGCCTGGCGGCGGCTGGCTTTCCACAGGGCGGTGGCGAGGGCTTCGGTGTCCTCGCCGGTTTCCTCCCCCTCCCCCGCCACCTCGCCGAGAGCTTCCTCGGTAGCGGCCACCAGGGAGGTGAGGCCGAGACGGAATTGAGCGGCGAGCTTCTCCAGCTGGCCGTCGAGGTTGTACGCGCGCTGCGGCCCCAGCACCTCGCGCCATAGTTCCAGCTGCTCCGTCGCCGCCGGCAGCTCCAGAGAGAAGCTGAGCACCGGCCGCCCGGTTCCCCGCAAGCGCTCCCGGGTGCCGACGAAGACCGGTCCGCGGACGCCGTCCAGCAGTCGCTGCAAGGCTCCGAGCCTTTGCTGATCTTCCTCGTCACCGTCTCCGACTTCGAGATACAGAGCGCTGCTGGAGAGGGCCGACTCCCGCTGCCACAGGCGCATCAGGCCCTCCAGCTCGGTAGCGCCGGTGGGGAGGAAGGAGACCAGGGCCTGGTGCAGCCCCAAGCCCAGCTCGTCGCATACCGCTGCGGCGAGGGCGCGCCGAGCCTGCTTGCCGGGGCCGCTGAGCTCCACCACCGGCAGGGTCTGGCCGGTGCCGGCGGAGCGGGTCCAGACGGCGGCGATGCGCTGAGCCAGCCGAGCTTGGGAGGAGGTGATGTCCAGCCCGCCGTTCACCGGCTCGACCCAGCCCCGCAGACGCTCGTCGAGGTAATCCACCCCCGTCAGGTAGTGCAGGATGCGCTCGTCGATGCGTAGGCTTCCGCCGGTGAGGGGGGCGATGCCGCGCTCACCGGAGATCTCCAGCATGCGCCAGCGGCGTAGCGGGCCTTCGGGGCTGAGGGCGCTCCAGTGGCCGTCTTCGAGCCGCTCGAGAGCGAAGCTGAAAGTGATGGTGGGCTCGCCCCTATCCCGAGCCTCGCCACGGAGCTCGGTGAGGGTGTTGGCGAAGGAGGTCTCCAGCTCGGGCCCCGCCACCAGCAGGAGCAGGTCTCCCTCGAAGGGCGAAAGACCGAACGTTTCCTGCAAAGCCAGGAGCGCCGGTGGCCGCTCCATCCCTTCCGCCAGAGACCGGAGTCTGCCGTCCTCGCCGTCTACGCCGTCCTCGCCGTCCACGGGCGCCGCTCCCTTCCCCTGCAACTGTCGCCGCAGACGGGCCAGGGCCGCCTGCAGGTAGTGCCGGTTGGCGTCGGTCCAGGTGAGGGGCTTGCTCATGGCAGGGTGATCCTCGGCTCGACATATTGCTGGACGTTGGGGGTCTGGGGCAGAGAACCCAGGGTCGGCAGGCTCTCGGCGCCGTCCACCTGCACTCGCACCAGATAGTCGTCGGGGCGCACCCGGCTGACGGCAATGGTCAGCTGGGCGGTGCTCTCCGGCTCTCCCTCGACGTCTCGGGACGGTGCCTCGAAGCTGTAGGCCCGAGGCGGCCGGTCCGGGGGCGGCGCCGGCGGCGAGGAGACCATCAACTCGTTGAGCACCAGCACCACTCGCTGGCGTTTGCCCACCGGCGGCTCGAGGGTCAGCTCGATGTCGGCGGAGTGAGTGTTGTCGTCATCGTCTTCGACATTGTCGGTGGCGACGGCGGTGATGCGCGGGCGCAAGACGAAGGGGGCGACGTTGGATTCCACATCCCGCACCGCCACCGGTGGCTCGCCCCGCAGCCGCTCGTGCACCACCTGGACTCCCACCACCCCGGCGCGCAGGCTTTCCTCGGGCACCGGCGGGGCGGTCAGGGGGACCTCGATTTCCGTGTCCCCGGGGTCCGCCGGGGGCGGCGCCAGGCGCCGGCCGCCGACGGTGACGTGGGTGACCTCGCCCCGCAGCTGCCGGCCGCGGAGGGTCACGGTGCTGCCGGCGACCAGCGGCTCCCCGGCTCCGGCGGCGGGGACCACGGCCTCGATGAGGGGCCGGCGGAAGGGGTCGACGAAGAGGGTGCGGCCGTCGTGCACCTCGCCGGGCTCGGGGCCGGGGACCGGTCCATGCACCGGCAGCGCCGTCTGGGGCGCTGCCCGCCGCGGCTCCAGCAACACCACCGAGGCCTCGTAGGCCACCGACAGGGCGTAGGGCACCTGGAAGAAGACCGACCACAGCTTGGAGAGCTCTTCCAGCTCCAGCGCCAGCGGGGTGAGCTTGACCAGGTCCACCTCCTCCACCAGGTCGCTCTGGGCGAGGAAAGGCTTGCTCACCTGTTGGGTTTGGATCACCCGGCGGATCAAATCCCGGTCCAGCACCGGCCGGGCTTCGAGCTCCGCCACCGCCGCCCCCAGCAGGCGCTCCGCGACCTGGCGGCTGGAGTCGCCGGCGAAGGTCAGGAGATAGCGCAGGGTGAGGGCGGTTTGGGGAGTGCGCACCAGTGCGCCACCGCTGCTGCGGGTGGGCATGGCCTGGTTGCGCAGCGACGGATGGGGCATCACCTGGTAGAGGAAGAGGCTGACATGCCCCTGACCGTCGCCGTCGTCCACCTCGTCCGGGCGCAGGATGGAAACGTTCACCTGCACTTCCGGAACGGCGTCGGTGGTGCCCTCGTCGAGGATCGAGCGCAGCACCTCGGAGACCGTGGCGACGGCGAGGAAGTTGCTCATCCTCGCCCTCCCCGGCGCTTCTGATAGTCGGCGAGACTGGTGCGGGGTTTGGCCAGGGGGCGGGGTGCCGGCCTCTGGGGCTGG encodes:
- a CDS encoding ATP-binding protein, whose protein sequence is MSKPLTWTDANRHYLQAALARLRRQLQGKGAAPVDGEDGVDGEDGRLRSLAEGMERPPALLALQETFGLSPFEGDLLLLVAGPELETSFANTLTELRGEARDRGEPTITFSFALERLEDGHWSALSPEGPLRRWRMLEISGERGIAPLTGGSLRIDERILHYLTGVDYLDERLRGWVEPVNGGLDITSSQARLAQRIAAVWTRSAGTGQTLPVVELSGPGKQARRALAAAVCDELGLGLHQALVSFLPTGATELEGLMRLWQRESALSSSALYLEVGDGDEEDQQRLGALQRLLDGVRGPVFVGTRERLRGTGRPVLSFSLELPAATEQLELWREVLGPQRAYNLDGQLEKLAAQFRLGLTSLVAATEEALGEVAGEGEETGEDTEALATALWKASRRQARPALGHLAQRIPPLATWDDIVLPEHQLAALRQIAVHARQRATVYEQWGFGARSNRGLGIGALFAGTSGTGKTMAAEVLANELQLDLYRIDLAAIISKYIGETEKNLRRVFDAAEAGGAILLFDEADALFGKRSEVKDSHDRYANIEVSYLLQRMEAYGGLAILTSNRKSSLDHAFLRRLRFVVEFPFPDAAARSEIWRRIFPPQTPTEGLDLRRLGQLGVAGGNIRNIALGAAFRAAEAERSVSMADVRRSAELEYLKLEKPLSEAELRGWSS
- a CDS encoding DUF4157 domain-containing protein, coding for MTHSAPVLAVASRTSSAGPGTASPQLAQRSCKCGGAAGPDAECEDCRLQRLASARAYDSGGEPGSGSPSGGASEGAGGAEAATVAAVDRAVSDGGKPMEAGSRRTMEKLFQRDLSAVRIHADRRAAASANEVGARAFAVGRHLVFAPEHYRPRSPEGRSLLAHELTHAVQQGFREWRPGSSLPFDGQDGAQDGAEAQARRVAGGRVAARRVEPLPVLSSAPRLQRERGTPVPPDPTCHELPGVPPGSDDELTTLLEESGVIHTGRPSSEFSNILYRHVHADTSIGRDYLAYLRRHAYPMADFCVRHGGQNWARTFTQLILPAYGLRHPRHARHAHLRRVEGAVRRYALDHLEIYVESELYPEGQFSPAADPLTPAELRQQSRGTLLTGPPPEAMLLLAATDDYLTDLTLSTETVSAVDLPEVTRGTTSSAEIYEWEDPTTEGTHEDANRFDQQIVYWTRYYNQLFDPRDRRGRPNPLDPDLFKALMMEESRFNPEAVNPRSGARGLTGMLRASRQGSFTASGELERGGEGVPQLPAGISGIDDTTFANPAVQIAAGIRWLFHKYEGSRDWATAVRNYNGDARTASNGREVRDNYRDRVMRRYRTHRRELETTSTSSETDEQQEEEE
- a CDS encoding DUF4255 domain-containing protein, coding for MSNFLAVATVSEVLRSILDEGTTDAVPEVQVNVSILRPDEVDDGDGQGHVSLFLYQVMPHPSLRNQAMPTRSSGGALVRTPQTALTLRYLLTFAGDSSRQVAERLLGAAVAELEARPVLDRDLIRRVIQTQQVSKPFLAQSDLVEEVDLVKLTPLALELEELSKLWSVFFQVPYALSVAYEASVVLLEPRRAAPQTALPVHGPVPGPEPGEVHDGRTLFVDPFRRPLIEAVVPAAGAGEPLVAGSTVTLRGRQLRGEVTHVTVGGRRLAPPPADPGDTEIEVPLTAPPVPEESLRAGVVGVQVVHERLRGEPPVAVRDVESNVAPFVLRPRITAVATDNVEDDDDNTHSADIELTLEPPVGKRQRVVLVLNELMVSSPPAPPPDRPPRAYSFEAPSRDVEGEPESTAQLTIAVSRVRPDDYLVRVQVDGAESLPTLGSLPQTPNVQQYVEPRITLP